One Rosa chinensis cultivar Old Blush chromosome 5, RchiOBHm-V2, whole genome shotgun sequence genomic region harbors:
- the LOC112166313 gene encoding factor of DNA methylation 1 isoform X1, whose product MSHRSEEMDIGKLQQNARDHLEKAFLEQGKAFSKSEGQKKDLERKLEQNEAQKKDLQKKLEQSELAKKELQQKTEDVQMWADMYFEVREKQKQSENQMKEIQKKLEQSESQKRELEKIEQAQKKALEQSELTKKELHQKIGDEQMLADMYFEVREEQMKEIQKKLEQSESQKRKLEKIEQAQKNELKKALEQIEAQKKDFEQREMKLKQMEERVNIEQRKAKENLLKEKKENEELRNKITELEDRKNQVQDEEDLDDESQDEHEEMGEIREKLKEKEEELANVEALNNTLIVKELKSNTELQEARREITRVRMYMKGSEFDYLSVIFKGWESASRAFIGVKRMGELDSKPFQTACKRKYNTEEADDQAAALCSLWEDYITDSSWHPFKTSKDSFGHCKEIIDEEDEKLKKLKNEFGAEVHLAVSTALLELNEYNPSGRYALKELWNFNQDRRASLKEGILHLLKQLKLQKRRRTS is encoded by the exons ATGTCTCACAGATCAGAAGAAATGGATATCG GAAAACTGCAACAAAATGCTCGTGACCATCTTgaaaaggccttcttggagcaAGGCAAAGCCTTTTCCAAATCTGAAGGGCAAAAGAAGGATCTTGAGAGAAAGCTTGAACAGAACGAGGCTCAAAAGAAAGATCTGCAGAAAAAGCTTGAGCAAAGTGAACTTGCCAAAAAAGAGCTTCAGCAGAAGACTGAAGATGTACAGATGTGGGCGGACATGTATTTTGAGGTTAGGGAAAAGCAGAAGCAGAGTGAAAATCAGATGAAAGAGATTCAGAAAAAGCTTGAGCAGAGTGAATCCCAGAAGAGAGAGCTTGAGAAGATTGAACAAGCTCAAAAGAAGGCACTTGAGCAAAGTGAACTTACCAAAAAAGAGCTTCACCAGAAGATTGGAGATGAACAGATGTTGGCAGACATGTATTTTGAGGTTAGGGAAGAGCAGATGAAAGAGATTCAGAAAAAGCTTGAGCAGAGTGAATCCCAGAAGAGAAAGCTTGAGAAGATTGAACAAGCTCAAAAGAACGAACTTAAGAAGGCACTTGAGCAGATTGAAGCTCAAAAGAAAGATTTTGAGCAGCGCGAgatgaaattaaaacaaatg GAGGAGAGGGTTAATATTGAGCAGAGGAAGGCTAAGGAAAAtttgttaaaagaaaag AAAGAAAATGAGGAGCTCCGGAACAAGATCACTGAGTTGGAGGATCGTAAGAATCAAGTTCAGGATGAGGAGGATTTAGACGATGAGTCTCAGGACGAGCATGAAGAGATGGGTGAAATTCGAGAAAAGTTaaaggagaaagaagaagagctgGCCAATGTTGAAGCTCTAAACAACACACTTATTGTTAAGGAGCTTAAAAGCAACACTGAACTGCAGGAGGCTCGTAGAGAGATAACCAGAGTACGTATGTATATGAAAGGTTCTGAATTTGACTATTTGAGTGTGATTTTCAAG GGATGGGAATCAGCAAGTCGTGCTTTTATTGGTGTCAAGAGAATGGGAGAGCTTGACAGCAAACCATTTCAGACTGCATGCAAGAGAAAATATAATACAGAAGAAGCAGATGACCAGGCAGCAGCACTATGTTCTCTATGGGAGGATTATATTACGGATTCAAGCTGGCATCCATTCAAAACTAGCAAGGATTCCTTTGGACATTGTAAG GAGAttattgatgaagaagatgaaaaattgaaaaagttaAAGAACGAGTTTGGTGCTGAAGTTCATCTGGCTGTGTCAACTGCTTTGCTGGAATTGAATGAGTATAATCCCAGTGGTAGGTATGCACTTAAAGAACTATGGAACTTTAATCAAGATAGAAGGGCATCATTAAAAGAGGGAATATTGCATCTCCTGAAGCAGTTGAAACTGCAAAAGAGGAGAAGAACCTCATGA
- the LOC112166313 gene encoding factor of DNA methylation 1 isoform X2: MSHRSEEMDIGKLQQNARDHLEKAFLEQGKAFSKSEGQKKDLERKLEQNEAQKKDLQKKLEQSELAKKELQQKTEDVQMWADMYFEVREKQKQSENQMKEIQKKLEQSESQKRELEKIEQAQKKALEQSELTKKELHQKIGDEQMLADMYFEVREEQMKEIQKKLEQSESQKRKLEKIEQAQKNELKKALEQIEAQKKDFEQREMKLKQMERVNIEQRKAKENLLKEKKENEELRNKITELEDRKNQVQDEEDLDDESQDEHEEMGEIREKLKEKEEELANVEALNNTLIVKELKSNTELQEARREITRVRMYMKGSEFDYLSVIFKGWESASRAFIGVKRMGELDSKPFQTACKRKYNTEEADDQAAALCSLWEDYITDSSWHPFKTSKDSFGHCKEIIDEEDEKLKKLKNEFGAEVHLAVSTALLELNEYNPSGRYALKELWNFNQDRRASLKEGILHLLKQLKLQKRRRTS, translated from the exons ATGTCTCACAGATCAGAAGAAATGGATATCG GAAAACTGCAACAAAATGCTCGTGACCATCTTgaaaaggccttcttggagcaAGGCAAAGCCTTTTCCAAATCTGAAGGGCAAAAGAAGGATCTTGAGAGAAAGCTTGAACAGAACGAGGCTCAAAAGAAAGATCTGCAGAAAAAGCTTGAGCAAAGTGAACTTGCCAAAAAAGAGCTTCAGCAGAAGACTGAAGATGTACAGATGTGGGCGGACATGTATTTTGAGGTTAGGGAAAAGCAGAAGCAGAGTGAAAATCAGATGAAAGAGATTCAGAAAAAGCTTGAGCAGAGTGAATCCCAGAAGAGAGAGCTTGAGAAGATTGAACAAGCTCAAAAGAAGGCACTTGAGCAAAGTGAACTTACCAAAAAAGAGCTTCACCAGAAGATTGGAGATGAACAGATGTTGGCAGACATGTATTTTGAGGTTAGGGAAGAGCAGATGAAAGAGATTCAGAAAAAGCTTGAGCAGAGTGAATCCCAGAAGAGAAAGCTTGAGAAGATTGAACAAGCTCAAAAGAACGAACTTAAGAAGGCACTTGAGCAGATTGAAGCTCAAAAGAAAGATTTTGAGCAGCGCGAgatgaaattaaaacaaatg GAGAGGGTTAATATTGAGCAGAGGAAGGCTAAGGAAAAtttgttaaaagaaaag AAAGAAAATGAGGAGCTCCGGAACAAGATCACTGAGTTGGAGGATCGTAAGAATCAAGTTCAGGATGAGGAGGATTTAGACGATGAGTCTCAGGACGAGCATGAAGAGATGGGTGAAATTCGAGAAAAGTTaaaggagaaagaagaagagctgGCCAATGTTGAAGCTCTAAACAACACACTTATTGTTAAGGAGCTTAAAAGCAACACTGAACTGCAGGAGGCTCGTAGAGAGATAACCAGAGTACGTATGTATATGAAAGGTTCTGAATTTGACTATTTGAGTGTGATTTTCAAG GGATGGGAATCAGCAAGTCGTGCTTTTATTGGTGTCAAGAGAATGGGAGAGCTTGACAGCAAACCATTTCAGACTGCATGCAAGAGAAAATATAATACAGAAGAAGCAGATGACCAGGCAGCAGCACTATGTTCTCTATGGGAGGATTATATTACGGATTCAAGCTGGCATCCATTCAAAACTAGCAAGGATTCCTTTGGACATTGTAAG GAGAttattgatgaagaagatgaaaaattgaaaaagttaAAGAACGAGTTTGGTGCTGAAGTTCATCTGGCTGTGTCAACTGCTTTGCTGGAATTGAATGAGTATAATCCCAGTGGTAGGTATGCACTTAAAGAACTATGGAACTTTAATCAAGATAGAAGGGCATCATTAAAAGAGGGAATATTGCATCTCCTGAAGCAGTTGAAACTGCAAAAGAGGAGAAGAACCTCATGA
- the LOC112166313 gene encoding factor of DNA methylation 1 isoform X3 has protein sequence MSHRSEEMDIGKLQQNARDHLEKAFLEQGKAFSKSEGQKKDLERKLEQNEAQKKDLQKKLEQSELAKKELQQKTEDVQMWADMYFEVREKQKQSENQMKEIQKKLEQSESQKRELEKIEQAQKKALEQSELTKKELHQKIGDEQMLADMYFEVREEQMKEIQKKLEQSESQKRKLEKIEQAQKNELKKALEQIEAQKKDFEQREMKLKQMEERVNIEQRKAKENLLKEKKENEELRNKITELEDRKNQVQDEEDLDDESQDEHEEMGEIREKLKEKEEELANVEALNNTLIVKELKSNTELQEARREITRGWESASRAFIGVKRMGELDSKPFQTACKRKYNTEEADDQAAALCSLWEDYITDSSWHPFKTSKDSFGHCKEIIDEEDEKLKKLKNEFGAEVHLAVSTALLELNEYNPSGRYALKELWNFNQDRRASLKEGILHLLKQLKLQKRRRTS, from the exons ATGTCTCACAGATCAGAAGAAATGGATATCG GAAAACTGCAACAAAATGCTCGTGACCATCTTgaaaaggccttcttggagcaAGGCAAAGCCTTTTCCAAATCTGAAGGGCAAAAGAAGGATCTTGAGAGAAAGCTTGAACAGAACGAGGCTCAAAAGAAAGATCTGCAGAAAAAGCTTGAGCAAAGTGAACTTGCCAAAAAAGAGCTTCAGCAGAAGACTGAAGATGTACAGATGTGGGCGGACATGTATTTTGAGGTTAGGGAAAAGCAGAAGCAGAGTGAAAATCAGATGAAAGAGATTCAGAAAAAGCTTGAGCAGAGTGAATCCCAGAAGAGAGAGCTTGAGAAGATTGAACAAGCTCAAAAGAAGGCACTTGAGCAAAGTGAACTTACCAAAAAAGAGCTTCACCAGAAGATTGGAGATGAACAGATGTTGGCAGACATGTATTTTGAGGTTAGGGAAGAGCAGATGAAAGAGATTCAGAAAAAGCTTGAGCAGAGTGAATCCCAGAAGAGAAAGCTTGAGAAGATTGAACAAGCTCAAAAGAACGAACTTAAGAAGGCACTTGAGCAGATTGAAGCTCAAAAGAAAGATTTTGAGCAGCGCGAgatgaaattaaaacaaatg GAGGAGAGGGTTAATATTGAGCAGAGGAAGGCTAAGGAAAAtttgttaaaagaaaag AAAGAAAATGAGGAGCTCCGGAACAAGATCACTGAGTTGGAGGATCGTAAGAATCAAGTTCAGGATGAGGAGGATTTAGACGATGAGTCTCAGGACGAGCATGAAGAGATGGGTGAAATTCGAGAAAAGTTaaaggagaaagaagaagagctgGCCAATGTTGAAGCTCTAAACAACACACTTATTGTTAAGGAGCTTAAAAGCAACACTGAACTGCAGGAGGCTCGTAGAGAGATAACCAGA GGATGGGAATCAGCAAGTCGTGCTTTTATTGGTGTCAAGAGAATGGGAGAGCTTGACAGCAAACCATTTCAGACTGCATGCAAGAGAAAATATAATACAGAAGAAGCAGATGACCAGGCAGCAGCACTATGTTCTCTATGGGAGGATTATATTACGGATTCAAGCTGGCATCCATTCAAAACTAGCAAGGATTCCTTTGGACATTGTAAG GAGAttattgatgaagaagatgaaaaattgaaaaagttaAAGAACGAGTTTGGTGCTGAAGTTCATCTGGCTGTGTCAACTGCTTTGCTGGAATTGAATGAGTATAATCCCAGTGGTAGGTATGCACTTAAAGAACTATGGAACTTTAATCAAGATAGAAGGGCATCATTAAAAGAGGGAATATTGCATCTCCTGAAGCAGTTGAAACTGCAAAAGAGGAGAAGAACCTCATGA
- the LOC112166313 gene encoding golgin subfamily A member 6-like protein 6 isoform X4, giving the protein MSHRSEEMDIGKLQQNARDHLEKAFLEQGKAFSKSEGQKKDLERKLEQNEAQKKDLQKKLEQSELAKKELQQKTEDVQMWADMYFEVREKQKQSENQMKEIQKKLEQSESQKRELEKIEQAQKKALEQSELTKKELHQKIGDEQMLADMYFEVREEQMKEIQKKLEQSESQKRKLEKIEQAQKNELKKALEQIEAQKKDFEQREMKLKQMEERVNIEQRKAKENLLKEKKENEELRNKITELEDRKNQVQDEEDLDDESQDEHEEMGEIREKLKEKEEELANVEALNNTLIVKELKSNTELQEARREITRVRMGISKSCFYWCQENGRA; this is encoded by the exons ATGTCTCACAGATCAGAAGAAATGGATATCG GAAAACTGCAACAAAATGCTCGTGACCATCTTgaaaaggccttcttggagcaAGGCAAAGCCTTTTCCAAATCTGAAGGGCAAAAGAAGGATCTTGAGAGAAAGCTTGAACAGAACGAGGCTCAAAAGAAAGATCTGCAGAAAAAGCTTGAGCAAAGTGAACTTGCCAAAAAAGAGCTTCAGCAGAAGACTGAAGATGTACAGATGTGGGCGGACATGTATTTTGAGGTTAGGGAAAAGCAGAAGCAGAGTGAAAATCAGATGAAAGAGATTCAGAAAAAGCTTGAGCAGAGTGAATCCCAGAAGAGAGAGCTTGAGAAGATTGAACAAGCTCAAAAGAAGGCACTTGAGCAAAGTGAACTTACCAAAAAAGAGCTTCACCAGAAGATTGGAGATGAACAGATGTTGGCAGACATGTATTTTGAGGTTAGGGAAGAGCAGATGAAAGAGATTCAGAAAAAGCTTGAGCAGAGTGAATCCCAGAAGAGAAAGCTTGAGAAGATTGAACAAGCTCAAAAGAACGAACTTAAGAAGGCACTTGAGCAGATTGAAGCTCAAAAGAAAGATTTTGAGCAGCGCGAgatgaaattaaaacaaatg GAGGAGAGGGTTAATATTGAGCAGAGGAAGGCTAAGGAAAAtttgttaaaagaaaag AAAGAAAATGAGGAGCTCCGGAACAAGATCACTGAGTTGGAGGATCGTAAGAATCAAGTTCAGGATGAGGAGGATTTAGACGATGAGTCTCAGGACGAGCATGAAGAGATGGGTGAAATTCGAGAAAAGTTaaaggagaaagaagaagagctgGCCAATGTTGAAGCTCTAAACAACACACTTATTGTTAAGGAGCTTAAAAGCAACACTGAACTGCAGGAGGCTCGTAGAGAGATAACCAGAGTAC GGATGGGAATCAGCAAGTCGTGCTTTTATTGGTGTCAAGAGAATGGGAGAGCTTGA